GAGGCCCGTCCCCGGGCCGAACCATTTGCAGCGGGGACGCAGCTCCTGTCTGTAGGAGGCTCACCCCCGGGCCGCGGTCGGGCGTGGTCGCACCAAATGGCGGGCAGGGCTTGCTCCTCTGTCCAGGGAGGAGTAGGCTAAAAGATAGTAACTGATTACTATCTTTGAAGTGACGGAATGAGTCCAGGACGCAAGCACCTGCCCGCCGAGGAACGCCGCGCGGTGATCGTGCGCACCGTGCTCGACCTGGCCGGCGAGCGAAATCCGAGCAAGATCACCACCGCGGCCATCGCCGAGCGCATGGGCCTGACCCAGGGCGCGCTGTTCCGCCACTTTCCCAACAAGGACGCGGTGTGGCAGGCGGTGATGGACTGGGTGACCGACCGGCTGCTGGCGCGCATCGAGCGGGCAGCCGAGGGCGTGGATTCGCCGTTGGCGCAGCTCGAGGCGATCTTCCTCGCTCATGTCGCGTTCGTCATCGAGCATCCGGGGGTGCCGCGCATCCTGTTCGCCGAGTTGCAGCGGCCCGAGGATTCGCCTGTGCGCAATGCGGTGCAACGCCTGATGCAGCGTTATGCCGGGCGCCTGGTGATGCATATCGAGCAGGGGCAGGCCGTCGGCGAGATCGATCCGGCGGTTGAGCCTGGCACGGCAGCCATGGCGCTGATCGGCATGGTGCAAGGCCTGGTCATGCAATCGCTGCTGGCCGGTGACGTGACCCGCATGCGCGCGGCCGCGCCGCCCCTGTTTGCCCTGTATCGCCGTGGCCTGGAGGTGCACTCATGAACCTGCCGCGAGGTCGTATGCTGACGGTGGGGGCGGTACTGCTGCCCCTGCTGGTGCTGTTCGCCTGGACCGCGCTGCGCGCTGGTCCCCTGGCGCCGATCGCGGTGCGCGTGACCCCGGTGGTCGAGGCCGCGGTGCGCCCGGGCCTGTTCGGCATTGGCACGGTGGAGGCGCGCGACCGTTACCACATCGGTCCCACTCAGCCGGGCCGGCTGGCCAAGCTGGGGGTGGACGTGGGCGACCGCGTGCGCCGGAGGCAGGTGCTGGCGGTGATGGACGACGTGGACCTGGGGGCGCGTATCCAGGCTCAGCAGGCCGCCATCCAGCGCGCCCGCTCGGCCGTGCGCGAGGCCCAGGCGCGGCTCGAGTATGCCGAGCGTCAGCTGAAGCGCTATGAACGGCTGCGCAAGGTGGGTTCCACCAGCGAGGAACTGGTGGCCACCAAGCGCCTGGAGCGCCGCATCGCCGATGCCGCCCTGCAATCGACGCGCGATGAACTGAACCGCCTGCGCCACGAACTGGAGGCGCAGCGCCGCAACCTGACGCTGATCAGCCCGGTGGATGGCGTGGTGGTGGCGCGCAACGCCATCCCCGGCGACACCCTGGTGGCCGGGCAGGCGGTGGTCGAGCTGATCGATCCGCAACGTCTGTGGGTGAACGCCCGTTTCGATCAGGTCAGTGCCGAGGGGCTGGTCGCGGGACTCCAGGCTTCCATCGTGCTGCGCTCGCGGGCGAGTGTGCCGCTGACGGGGCAGGTGCTGCGGCTCGAGCCGCTGGCCGACGCGGTCACCGAGGAGATGCTGGCGAAGATCGGCTTCGACCGCGTTCCCGATCCGCTGCCGCCGCTGGGCGAGCTGGCCGAGGTCACGGTGCGTCTGGCGCCCTTGCCCGCGCGTCCGGTGGTGCCCAACGCGGCGCTGCGCCGGGTCGATGGCGAACTGGGCGTGTGGGTGGTCGACGGCGAGTCGCTGCGCTTCGCACCGGTGCGCATCGGCGCGCGCGATCTCGACGGTCGGGTGCAGGTGCTCGAAGGGTTGTCGCCGGGCGAGCAGGTGGTGATCCACAACGAGAAGCCGCTGCGCATGGGGGCGACGATCCGTCAGGTCGAACGCCTGCCGGGGGTGAAGTCGTGATCAGCCTGGCCGGACGCGACATCCTGCACGCCTGGGGCAAGTTCGTGTTCACCGGCTTTGGCCTGGGGTTGCTGATCGGCGTCACCCTGACCATGGCCGGGGTGTACCGTGGGATGGTGGCCGACGGCCGGGCGCTGATCGACAACAGCGGCGCCGACCTGTGGGTGGTGCAGCAAGGCACCCTCGGGCCCTATGCCGAGCCGTCCAGCCTGTACGATGATCTGTGGCGTGACATCGCCGGCATCGCGGGCGTGGCCGCGGCGGCCAATGTCACCTATCTGACCATGCAGGTGGTGCGCCCCGACAGCGATGTGCGGGTGATGGTGGTGGGTATCGCGCCGGGCATGCCGGCCGGCCCGGGTTGGCCGCGTTACCTGGTGGCTGGCCGCCAGATCACGCGCGGACACTACGAGGCGGTGGCCGACGTGAAGGCCGGGCTGCGCCTCGGTGAACGCATCCGCATCCGTCGCAAGCACTCACCGTCGTGGGCCTGACCCGGCGTATGGTGTCCTCCAGCGGCGATCCCATGGTCTTCATCCCGCTCAAGGATGCGCAGGAGGCGCAGTTCCTCAAGGACAACGACAGCATCCACAGTCAGCGCCGCCGCACCCTGGAGAACCCGGCCTTCAACCGCCCGGGTGTGCCGGGGGTGGCCGAGGCGGTGATCGCCTCGCAGACAACGAGCAACTTCGTCAATGCCGTGCTGGTGCGGGTGAAGCCGGGCTACGATGCGCGCGAGGTGGCCGAGTCGATCCGCCGCTGGCAGCGCCTGCAGGTCTACGATCGTGCGCAGATGGAGGGAATCCTGGTCGGCAAGCTGATCGCCACCTCGTCGAAGCAGATCGGCATGTTCCTGGTGATCCTGGCAGTGGTCAGCGCGGCCATCGTGGCCTTCATCATCTATACCCTGACCATGGACAAGATCCGCGAGATTGCGGTGCTCAAGCTGATCGGCACGCGCAACCGCACCATCGCCGGCATGATCCTGCAGCAGGCGCTGGCGCTGGGTGCCATCGGCTTCATGGTCGGGCGCATCAGTGCCACCTTTGCCGCACCGTATTTTCCCAAGTATGTGCTGCTGATCCCGCAGGACGCGGTGGCCGGGTTCTTCATCGTGATGGCGATCTGCACCCTGGCCAGCCTGGTGGCCATCCGCATGGCGATCAAGGTCGATCCGGCCGAGGCGATCGGAGGCTGAGATGAAAGAAGGTGGCATTCTCATCGAGGGCCTGCGCAAGCGCTACGGCCAGGGCGACACCGCGGTGGATGCGCTCAAGGAAGTGAACATGCGTGTCGAACCCGGCGAGGTGGTGGGCCTGATTGGACCTTCCGGCTCGGGCAAGAGCACCCTGCTCAAGTGCCTGGGCGCGGTCATCGACCCCACCGCCGGGCGCATGACCCTGGGCGACGAGGTGATCTACGACGACGGCTGGACGGTACGCGACCTGCGCGCCCTGCGCCGTGACAAGATCGGGTTCGTGTTCCAGGCCCCCTACCTGATTCCCTTTCTCGACGTCACCGACAACGTCGCGCTGCTGCCCATGCTCGCTGGCGTGCGGAACGCGCAGGCACGGGATCGGGCGCTGCAGTTGCTCGAGGCCCTCGATGTGCAGCACCGGGCGCGCGCCATGCCTGCCCAGCTCTCCGGCGGCGAACAACAGCGCGTGGCCATTGCCCGTGGTCTGGTCAACCGGCCCCCGGTGATCCTCGCCGACGAGCCCACCGCGCCGCTGGACTCGGTGCGCGCGCTGGCGGTGATCCGCATCCTCGACGACATGGCGCGTCAGTACCGCACCGCGGTGATCGTGGTCACCCATGACGAGAAGATCATCCCCACCTTCCGGCGCATCTACCATATCCGTGACGGGGTCACCCACGAGGAACAGGGTGAGGGGCGATTGCCGGAGTAGGGCGCGGAAGGGGCGCTCGCCGATGGCAGATCCGGTCTGGTCGAGAGATTGTCTGAAATTGCCGGCTGACGGCGGTTCATGACGAATTCGAAGGCTCGCGGCGAGGACGCCGCTCCTCCATGCAGGAGGCCCGTTCCCGGGCCGAATTTTCGCGGCGGGGACGCCGCTTGTATGTTTCCTCTCGATGGGTCAGAAAGGACCTGTCGGGGCGGAGGGACGAACGCCGCATCTGACCTTTGACCTTGAGTACAGACAGTAGGAGAAATCGTCCCGCCCTCACCCCAGCGCCAATAAGGGATCTATCGGCCAATACGGACCGACAATTTTCGCAAGCCAGCGCCTTGGGTGAACCCCGACAAATCCTGCTCTCTACACTAGTCGGGAGGAAACATCATGGCAATGCCTGTGCAACCCCTGCTGATCGGTATCGATGTCAGCAAACAGGGCCTGGATATCTGTGATGACAGCAACGGCCCCGTCCAGTCGATTTCCAATGACCGTCAGTCCATTGCCGCCTGGCTCGATTCGCTGCCACCGGGTCCGGTCGAAATCGCCCTCGAGGCCACCAGCACCTTTCACCTCCTGGTGTGCGAACTCGCCTTCAAGGCCCGCCATACGATTGAACCGCCCCGGGTTTCCCGGAGACTCCATTTCTTGAGAGGATAGAGTCTATGGATACGAGCAAGAGATATTCCCCTGAGGTCCGGGAACGGGCGGTTCGCATGGTGTTTGATCATCAGGGCGAGCATGATTCCCAATGGGCGGCGATGACCTCCATCGCGGCCAAGATCGGCTGTACTGCGCAAATGGGTGAGACAGGCCGAGCGTGATCAAGGACTGCGTGAGGGTCTGACGACGTCGGAGCGCGAGCGGCTCAAGGCCTTGGAACGGGAGAACCGGGAGCTGAGGCGGGCCAACGAGATTCTGAAGACGGCGTCGGCTTTTTTTGCCCAGGCGGAGCTCGACCGCAAACTGAAGAGATGATCGCGTACATCGACGATCACAGGGATCGTTACGGGGTCGAGCCGATCTGCGCGGTGCTGCCGATCGCCCCGTCCACCTACTATGAGCACAAGGCCCGTGAGGCCGATCCACAGCGACTGCCGCGGCGATTGCAGCGGGATCGCGCCCTGTCAGACGAGATTCGACGGATCTGGGAAGAGAACTTCCAGGTGTACGGTGCCAGGAAGGTATGGCGGCAGCTCAACCGGGAAGGCATCGAGGTAGCCCGCTGCACGGTGGAACGTCTGATGCGTGTCATGGGGTTGCGGGGTGTGGTGTGAGGCCGCCGTTGCCGGACAACGATCGGCGACACGACGGCGGAACGACCACTGGACCGGGTGAAGCGGCAGTTTACTGCCACCCGCCCGAATCAGTTGTGGGTGGCGGACATTACCTACGTGGCGACTTGGACAGGGTTTGTCTATGTGGCGTTTGTCGTGGACGTCTATGCCCGACGGATCGTGGGCTGGCGTGTCTCCCGGTCGCTGAAGACCGACCTGGTGCTGGATGCGCTGGAGCAGGCGCTATGGTCGCGCCAGGACACAGAGGGCCTGGTGCACCACAGTGACCGAGGCTGTCAGTACCTGTCGGTGCGCTACACGGAGCGCCTGGCCGGGGCCGGCATTGATGCCTCGGTCGGTAGCCGAGGGGACTCCTATGACAACGCTCTGGCAGAGACGATCAACGGTCTGTACAAGGCCGAGGTTATCTACCGGCGAGGCCCCTGGAAGCATAGGGAGGCGGTCGAATATGCCACTTTGGAGTGGGTGGACTGGTTCAACCACCGGCGGCTGCTGGAGCCTATTGGCAACGTGCCACCGGCGGAGTTGGAAGCGGCGTATTATCGCCAACAGAAAGAGTCTGCCAAGGCGGCCTGACTCAAACAAAACAGTCTCCGGAATATCCGGGGCGGTTCACGCCTGCTGCGCCGTTACCTGGTCAATGAGCACGACAGCCTGCGCCCTTGGAGCCCGCCTCCCAAGGCCTATACCACCTTGCTGGGATTGCTCAACCGGCGTGCCGTCATCGTCCAGGCCAAGACCAAACTGCGACAAAGCCTGGCTGATCTGCCAGGCCTCAAGCCACAGATTCAGGCGCTCTTTGGTCACTTCAAGACACTTGAAAGAAAGATCGATCAGCAGATCCAGAAATGGCTCGAGAAAGCTGCCTGGAAAGACGGTGCCTTGCGTGTGCAGGCCATCGAGGGCATTGGCCCCCTCACCGCCGCCGCCCTGGTCACCGCCTTTCAGCGCGGCTCATTCCGCTCCTCCGACGCCTTTATCATGGATGTGCGCGTGCATGATTCCGGTCAGATGCGTGGGCGACGAAAGCTCACCAAGAAAGGCAACGCCGAGTTGCGACGCCTGCTCTACCTCGCTGCCATGCGCGCGTGTCGAACGCCAGCCTGGCGAGATTTCTACCAGCGGTATCTCGACCGCGGCCTGGCGCCGGTCCAGGCCCTGGTCCAGGCCCTGGTCATCCTCGGCAGAAAGCTCGCCAGGGTCGCTTTTGCCATCTTGCGAAATGAAACCGAATATCGGCCAAGAAATCGTTGCATGCAGACATAGGATCTCCTACCCGTGGGAGGCCCGTCCCCGGGCCGAATGTTCGCGGCGCGGATGCCGCTCCAAAGGTTTTAGCGCTGTCGGTCCACAACGAAGCGGGCCAGTGCGCGCAGGGTGTCCGCGCGCTCGCCAAAGGGCGAAAGGCTGTCCAGTGCGTCCCCGAGCAGGCGGTCGGCCATCTCGCGTGCCTCCTCCAGGCCAACCAGGGCGGGGTAGGTGGGTTTGCCGTCGGCCGCGTCCTTGCCCCGGGTCTTGCCGATGTGCGCGGTTTCGCCTTCCACGTCGAGGATGTCGTCGCGGATCTGAAAGGCCAGCCCGATGCACTTGGCGTAGTGGTCGAGGGCGCGCAGGTGCGCCTCGTCCACCGGGTCGGCGCAGAAGGCGCCCAGGCGCACGCTGACCCGGATCAACGCGCCGGTCTTGTGGATGTGCATGTTCTCCAGCTCGGCCAGGCTCAGCTCACGGCCCACCGCCTCGATGTCCAGCGCCTGGCCGCCGACCATGCCGCGCGAGCTGGCGGCGCGGGCCAGTTCGGCAAGCATGCGCAGTCGGGTAGCCGCAGGCAGGGCGTCCAGCCGCGGATCTTCGGCGATGAGCTGGAAGGCCAGGGCCTGCAGGGCGTCGCCGACCAGGATGGCCGTGGCCTCGTCATAGGCCTTGTGGCAGGTGGGGCGACCACGGCGCAGCTCGTCGTCGTCCATCGCCGGCAGGTCGTCGTGCACCAGTGAGTAGGCATGGATCAGCTCGATGGCACAGGCGGGCACGTCGAGACGTTCGGCCGGTGCCCCCAGCAGTTCGCCGGCGGCATGGAGCAGGATGGGACGGAAGCGCTTGCCATCGCCCAGCACCACGTAGCGCATGGCTTCGTGCAGGCGCACGGGGGTGACGCGGGCGGCGGGCAGGCAGGCATCCAGCGCTCGGTCGGTGCGCCGGGCCACCTGTTCGATGAAGTCTGCCAGCGGGAGTTCAGTCACCGTCGAAGGGTTCCGTGGCGGCGTCAGGCGTGTTGCTGGTGAGGATCTTCACCTTCTGCTCGGCCTGCTCCAGCGCCTGCTGGCAGCGGCGGGTCAGGGCAATGCCCTGCTCGAACGAGGCCAGCGACTCTTCCAGCGAGAGTTCGCCCGATTCCATGCGCTCGACCAGGGCCTCGAGTTCGCCCAGAGCCTGTTCAAAGGAGATGTCGTCGTTGTCTGCCTTGCTCACGACCGTTGTCTCTTGAAGTTTTCGCCATTCTAACGGCCCGTCGCCGAAAACGGTAAACTCTCCGCCGGTTCGTCCCGAATCGAGGAGGCAGGATGGCGTCGATGCGCAAACTCGTTTTTCTGTTGGCCTGGTGCCCCTTGCTGGCGCCAGCGGCCACCGACGTGGCCGATCCCTACGCCCGCTTCCAGGCCCAGGACGACTACGACGAGAGCCTGGAAGTCCCCTGGGTGGAGATCGAGACCCACGTGCAGAAGGGCCCGGACGAACAGGCGCTGGTCGAGCTGGAGAACCAGCACCTGCCGCCGGGCATGCGCCTGTTTGCCGATCTCGAACACCTGGCGGTCGATCCGCGCGATCACGTCAGCCGTCTGTGGCTGGTGGTGCGCTCGGCTCGTGGCGCCGACAACGCGACCTTCGAGGGATATCGCTGCGCTACCAGTGAGTACAAGGTCTATGCCTATTACAATCCGCGCCGGTCGAAACCCTTGCGGGTGGTGAACCTGCCGCGCTGGCGGGCCATCCGTCCCGCGAGCTGGCGGGACGAACTGGTGCGCGAGACCTTGTGCTCGGACACCAATCCGCGCGATCCCGACAGCGTGCGGCTGCGTCCTCAGCCCGGGGCGGCCGATTATCAGTCCCCTTACGAATGAACCGACGTTTTCCTTCATGAGCCAGTACGACGCCTCTGCCATCGAGGTCCTC
The sequence above is a segment of the endosymbiont of unidentified scaly snail isolate Monju genome. Coding sequences within it:
- a CDS encoding TetR/AcrR family transcriptional regulator, whose protein sequence is MSPGRKHLPAEERRAVIVRTVLDLAGERNPSKITTAAIAERMGLTQGALFRHFPNKDAVWQAVMDWVTDRLLARIERAAEGVDSPLAQLEAIFLAHVAFVIEHPGVPRILFAELQRPEDSPVRNAVQRLMQRYAGRLVMHIEQGQAVGEIDPAVEPGTAAMALIGMVQGLVMQSLLAGDVTRMRAAAPPLFALYRRGLEVHS
- a CDS encoding efflux RND transporter periplasmic adaptor subunit, giving the protein MNLPRGRMLTVGAVLLPLLVLFAWTALRAGPLAPIAVRVTPVVEAAVRPGLFGIGTVEARDRYHIGPTQPGRLAKLGVDVGDRVRRRQVLAVMDDVDLGARIQAQQAAIQRARSAVREAQARLEYAERQLKRYERLRKVGSTSEELVATKRLERRIADAALQSTRDELNRLRHELEAQRRNLTLISPVDGVVVARNAIPGDTLVAGQAVVELIDPQRLWVNARFDQVSAEGLVAGLQASIVLRSRASVPLTGQVLRLEPLADAVTEEMLAKIGFDRVPDPLPPLGELAEVTVRLAPLPARPVVPNAALRRVDGELGVWVVDGESLRFAPVRIGARDLDGRVQVLEGLSPGEQVVIHNEKPLRMGATIRQVERLPGVKS
- a CDS encoding ABC transporter ATP-binding protein, with the translated sequence MKEGGILIEGLRKRYGQGDTAVDALKEVNMRVEPGEVVGLIGPSGSGKSTLLKCLGAVIDPTAGRMTLGDEVIYDDGWTVRDLRALRRDKIGFVFQAPYLIPFLDVTDNVALLPMLAGVRNAQARDRALQLLEALDVQHRARAMPAQLSGGEQQRVAIARGLVNRPPVILADEPTAPLDSVRALAVIRILDDMARQYRTAVIVVTHDEKIIPTFRRIYHIRDGVTHEEQGEGRLPE
- a CDS encoding IS110 family transposase produces the protein MAMPVQPLLIGIDVSKQGLDICDDSNGPVQSISNDRQSIAAWLDSLPPGPVEIALEATSTFHLLVCELAFKARHTIEPPRVSRRLHFLRG
- a CDS encoding transposase, whose protein sequence is MLGLLNRRAVIVQAKTKLRQSLADLPGLKPQIQALFGHFKTLERKIDQQIQKWLEKAAWKDGALRVQAIEGIGPLTAAALVTAFQRGSFRSSDAFIMDVRVHDSGQMRGRRKLTKKGNAELRRLLYLAAMRACRTPAWRDFYQRYLDRGLAPVQALVQALVILGRKLARVAFAILRNETEYRPRNRCMQT
- the ispA gene encoding (2E,6E)-farnesyl diphosphate synthase, translating into MTELPLADFIEQVARRTDRALDACLPAARVTPVRLHEAMRYVVLGDGKRFRPILLHAAGELLGAPAERLDVPACAIELIHAYSLVHDDLPAMDDDELRRGRPTCHKAYDEATAILVGDALQALAFQLIAEDPRLDALPAATRLRMLAELARAASSRGMVGGQALDIEAVGRELSLAELENMHIHKTGALIRVSVRLGAFCADPVDEAHLRALDHYAKCIGLAFQIRDDILDVEGETAHIGKTRGKDAADGKPTYPALVGLEEAREMADRLLGDALDSLSPFGERADTLRALARFVVDRQR
- a CDS encoding exodeoxyribonuclease VII small subunit codes for the protein MSKADNDDISFEQALGELEALVERMESGELSLEESLASFEQGIALTRRCQQALEQAEQKVKILTSNTPDAATEPFDGD
- a CDS encoding CNP1-like family protein, with translation MRKLVFLLAWCPLLAPAATDVADPYARFQAQDDYDESLEVPWVEIETHVQKGPDEQALVELENQHLPPGMRLFADLEHLAVDPRDHVSRLWLVVRSARGADNATFEGYRCATSEYKVYAYYNPRRSKPLRVVNLPRWRAIRPASWRDELVRETLCSDTNPRDPDSVRLRPQPGAADYQSPYE